One segment of Longimicrobiaceae bacterium DNA contains the following:
- a CDS encoding ABC transporter permease yields MRSSLGRHARRLLATQELGLVLVIVALLILLTSLAGSHFDRRSGEMVNSFWNSYTLLQTVTDASFFAIMAVGATVVIISGGIDLSVGSIYALAGVSMALIYRAVGPMDALPPVLLGLAVCLVVGTLAGLLNGVMVVGLRVHPFIVTLGTMWILRGIAFVVSRAESILVPQAVTAAVRSPLGLDRALTPVPMLVMLLVTAAGSLYLLRTVMGRHIFAFGGNPEAARYSGLRLDRIQVGVYVVSGITAGLAAFLGVAYYGSASSGDATGYELYVIAAAVVGGASLVGGRGSALGAMLGAFLIILIRQSIRTLHFDQNYEWIIIGCAIIVAVVLDRWSSHATARRLARAARAGGTA; encoded by the coding sequence GTGCGCAGCTCCCTGGGCCGCCACGCGCGCCGCCTGCTCGCGACCCAGGAGCTGGGCCTGGTGCTGGTGATCGTCGCGCTGCTCATCCTGCTCACCTCTCTCGCGGGATCGCATTTCGACCGGCGGTCCGGCGAGATGGTGAACTCCTTCTGGAACTCGTACACCCTCCTGCAGACGGTCACCGACGCGAGCTTCTTCGCGATCATGGCCGTCGGCGCCACGGTGGTGATCATCTCGGGCGGGATCGACCTGTCGGTGGGCTCGATCTACGCGCTCGCCGGTGTCAGCATGGCGCTGATCTACCGGGCCGTGGGCCCGATGGACGCCTTGCCGCCCGTGCTGTTAGGGCTGGCGGTCTGCCTGGTGGTGGGTACGCTGGCGGGCCTCCTGAACGGGGTGATGGTGGTGGGATTGCGCGTCCATCCGTTCATCGTGACCCTGGGAACGATGTGGATCCTGCGCGGCATCGCTTTCGTGGTGAGCCGGGCGGAGAGCATCCTGGTGCCGCAGGCCGTCACCGCCGCGGTCAGGTCGCCGCTCGGACTGGACCGGGCGCTCACCCCGGTGCCGATGCTGGTGATGCTCCTGGTCACCGCCGCGGGGTCGCTATACCTGCTGCGAACGGTGATGGGCCGGCACATCTTCGCCTTCGGGGGAAATCCCGAAGCTGCCCGGTACTCCGGCCTGCGACTCGACCGGATTCAGGTAGGCGTCTACGTTGTCTCGGGAATCACGGCGGGGCTCGCCGCCTTCCTGGGTGTCGCTTACTACGGCTCCGCCTCCTCGGGCGATGCGACCGGCTACGAGCTCTATGTGATCGCCGCCGCCGTAGTGGGCGGGGCGAGCCTGGTCGGCGGTAGGGGGAGCGCGCTCGGGGCGATGCTGGGCGCCTTTCTCATCATCCTCATCCGCCAGTCGATTCGCACGCTGCACTTCGACCAGAACTACGAGTGGATCATCATCGGCTGCGCGATCATCGTGGCGGTGGTACTGGACCGCTGGAGCAGCCACGCGACCGCTCGTCGGCTGGCGCGCGCCGCTCGAGCCGGCGGCACCGCCTGA
- a CDS encoding gamma-glutamyltransferase — MLRAGLVAALLILTLPTKLPGQQTQKPPLHGRHWVAITGKPLAATAGAMIFQQGGNAVDAAAAMLAATATMWDVLSWGGETQALIFNPHTNEVIGINAMGVAPTGATPEFFLARDMRYLPEYGPLAATTPGTPGGLMVMLARFGTMSLEQVLAPAIQLANGYPIDAETANSIEREKEWIKEWRYSPAVMLPHLGEEREAPYPGEIFRQPDLAATLMKLVEAEREALRQGRSREEAIMAAYDRFYRGDIAREFVRGVQEEGGLITLEDLANWEVKLEKPVSSTYKGIEVYKLTHWTQGPVMLQALNILENFDLKSMGYNSARYIHALYQAMNLAYADRDFYYGDPAVPPEEPIEGLLSKEYARARAQQIDWVRNDPGAGPGDPYPYQGDTNPYTDLLERWHETAIIPPPGAAGATPMPAHDQKQDADTATTSLRGMTTEEAFYAGTTSVQAADEEGWVVSITPSGGWIPAVIAGRTGIGLSQRMQSFVTDPAENPFNVVAPGKQPRVTLTPSMALKDGKPFLSFAVQGGDSQDQNLLQFFLNVVEFGMTVQEAVEAPNVNSFQMRGSFGQHEIQPGRLLLQEDTPPWVRNELRKMGYTLTFEERTSGPINAIFFDREHGTMWGGSSNHGEDYGIAW, encoded by the coding sequence ATGCTCCGAGCCGGTCTGGTCGCCGCCCTGCTGATCCTCACTCTTCCCACCAAGCTCCCGGGGCAGCAGACGCAGAAACCACCCCTGCATGGGAGACACTGGGTCGCCATCACCGGCAAGCCGCTGGCGGCGACCGCGGGAGCGATGATCTTCCAGCAAGGGGGCAACGCGGTCGACGCGGCGGCGGCCATGCTGGCGGCCACGGCTACGATGTGGGACGTGCTGAGCTGGGGCGGGGAGACGCAGGCTCTCATCTTCAACCCCCACACCAACGAGGTCATCGGGATCAACGCGATGGGCGTGGCGCCCACCGGGGCGACCCCGGAATTCTTCCTCGCCCGGGACATGCGCTATCTCCCGGAGTACGGCCCCCTCGCGGCGACCACCCCGGGCACGCCGGGCGGGTTGATGGTGATGCTGGCCCGCTTCGGCACCATGTCGCTGGAGCAGGTCCTCGCTCCCGCCATCCAGCTCGCGAACGGCTACCCCATCGACGCCGAGACCGCCAACTCCATCGAGCGGGAGAAGGAGTGGATCAAGGAGTGGCGCTACTCCCCCGCGGTCATGTTGCCCCACCTGGGTGAGGAGCGGGAGGCCCCCTACCCCGGCGAGATCTTCCGACAGCCCGATCTCGCCGCCACGCTCATGAAGCTGGTGGAGGCGGAGCGCGAGGCGCTGCGGCAGGGACGCTCCCGCGAGGAAGCGATCATGGCGGCCTACGATCGCTTCTACCGCGGTGACATCGCGCGCGAGTTCGTGCGCGGCGTGCAGGAGGAGGGCGGCCTCATCACCCTGGAAGACCTTGCGAACTGGGAGGTCAAGCTAGAGAAGCCGGTCTCGTCCACCTATAAAGGGATCGAGGTCTACAAGCTCACCCACTGGACGCAGGGGCCGGTCATGCTCCAGGCACTGAACATCCTGGAGAACTTCGATCTGAAATCGATGGGCTACAACAGCGCGCGCTACATCCACGCGCTGTACCAGGCGATGAACCTCGCCTACGCCGACCGCGACTTCTACTACGGCGACCCCGCCGTGCCCCCGGAGGAACCGATCGAGGGCCTGCTCTCGAAGGAGTACGCCCGCGCGAGGGCGCAGCAGATCGACTGGGTGCGCAACGACCCGGGGGCCGGTCCGGGCGACCCTTACCCCTACCAGGGTGACACCAACCCCTATACCGACCTGCTGGAGCGCTGGCACGAGACGGCGATCATCCCGCCTCCCGGAGCGGCCGGGGCCACCCCCATGCCGGCGCACGACCAGAAGCAGGACGCCGACACCGCCACCACCTCACTGCGGGGAATGACCACCGAGGAGGCCTTCTACGCCGGCACCACCAGCGTACAAGCGGCCGACGAGGAGGGATGGGTCGTCTCCATCACCCCGTCGGGTGGGTGGATCCCGGCGGTCATCGCCGGCCGGACGGGGATCGGGCTCAGCCAGCGCATGCAGAGCTTCGTCACCGACCCGGCCGAGAACCCGTTCAACGTGGTCGCGCCCGGCAAACAGCCGCGGGTGACGCTGACGCCGAGCATGGCGCTGAAGGACGGCAAGCCCTTCCTCTCCTTCGCCGTGCAGGGCGGCGACAGCCAGGACCAGAACCTGTTGCAGTTCTTCCTGAACGTGGTCGAGTTCGGGATGACCGTGCAGGAGGCGGTCGAGGCGCCCAACGTCAACTCCTTCCAGATGCGCGGCTCCTTCGGCCAGCACGAGATCCAGCCGGGCCGCCTCCTCCTGCAGGAGGACACGCCGCCCTGGGTCCGCAACGAGCTACGGAAAATGGGGTACACGCTCACTTTCGAAGAGCGGACCTCGGGGCCGATCAACGCCATCTTCTTCGATCGGGAGCACGGAACCATGTGGGGTGGCTCCAGCAACCACGGGGAGGATTACGGGATCGCCTGGTAG
- a CDS encoding sugar ABC transporter ATP-binding protein codes for MSTPAVRFEGITKRFPGVQALTDVSFEISVGSCHALCGENGAGKSTLGKLLAGIHKPDEGRLYVQGKEVRFESPREALAAGIGMVHQELAFCENLSVAENLCLGSLPTRRGLLSRSEMAKRAKAMLARIGTRLDVTRPVGELTVGQQQMVQIAAAVGSGARILVFDEPTSSLSQHDVEHLCALIDRLCADGVTCIYVSHRMPEIFRLCDTVTVLRDGRHVATKPIREVDEAQLVELMIGRRLAEYFPGHAHASDGPVRLRVEGLSSPGKFQDISFTVRAGEVVGLAGLVGAGRSEVATAIFGLDSEARGQLWMDGEPMPMAGAKNAMRRGIGLVPEDRKRAGLVLGMSCLHNFSLPNLERLSRFSWIRRRAERSEAEAHFGRLRVRTPDADFVIAGLSGGNQQKIVLAKWLAANVKLLILDEPTRGVDVGAKAEIHGIIDQLASQGTAVLLISSELPELINLSSRILVLREGRLVGEVPRERATQPTLLRLMAGLEVGAAA; via the coding sequence GTGAGCACGCCAGCGGTTCGCTTCGAGGGCATCACCAAACGTTTCCCCGGCGTACAGGCGCTCACCGACGTCTCCTTCGAGATCTCGGTGGGCTCCTGCCACGCCCTGTGTGGCGAGAACGGCGCCGGCAAGAGCACGCTCGGCAAGCTGCTCGCGGGGATCCACAAGCCGGACGAGGGGAGACTCTACGTCCAGGGGAAGGAGGTGCGGTTCGAGAGTCCCCGGGAGGCCCTGGCGGCGGGGATCGGGATGGTGCACCAGGAGCTCGCCTTCTGCGAAAACCTGTCGGTCGCGGAGAACCTCTGCCTCGGCTCGCTGCCGACCCGGCGTGGCCTCCTCTCGCGGTCGGAGATGGCGAAGCGGGCAAAGGCCATGCTGGCGCGCATCGGTACGCGGCTGGACGTCACGCGTCCGGTCGGCGAGCTGACGGTGGGCCAGCAGCAGATGGTGCAGATCGCCGCCGCCGTGGGCAGCGGCGCGCGCATCCTGGTCTTCGACGAGCCGACCAGCAGCCTCAGCCAGCACGACGTCGAGCACCTCTGCGCCCTCATCGACAGGCTTTGCGCCGACGGGGTTACCTGCATCTACGTCTCGCACCGGATGCCGGAGATCTTCCGCCTCTGCGACACCGTGACCGTGCTGCGCGACGGGCGGCACGTGGCCACGAAACCGATCAGAGAGGTGGATGAGGCGCAGCTGGTCGAGCTGATGATTGGCAGGCGCCTGGCCGAGTACTTCCCCGGACACGCACACGCGTCGGACGGGCCGGTGCGCCTGCGCGTCGAAGGCCTCTCCAGCCCAGGCAAGTTCCAGGACATCTCATTCACTGTGCGCGCCGGCGAGGTGGTGGGGCTGGCGGGCCTGGTCGGCGCCGGCCGGTCCGAGGTCGCCACCGCGATCTTCGGGTTGGACTCGGAGGCGCGGGGACAGCTATGGATGGACGGGGAGCCGATGCCGATGGCCGGGGCGAAGAACGCGATGCGCCGGGGGATCGGGCTGGTTCCGGAGGATCGAAAGCGCGCGGGGTTGGTGCTGGGGATGAGCTGCCTGCACAACTTCTCCCTGCCCAACCTGGAGCGGCTATCGCGCTTCTCCTGGATCCGGCGGAGAGCCGAGCGCTCCGAGGCGGAGGCGCACTTCGGGCGCCTGCGAGTGCGCACCCCGGATGCTGACTTCGTCATCGCGGGGCTATCCGGAGGGAACCAACAGAAGATCGTGCTGGCGAAGTGGCTCGCAGCCAACGTAAAGCTGCTCATCCTGGACGAGCCGACCCGAGGCGTGGACGTCGGCGCCAAGGCCGAGATCCACGGCATCATAGATCAGCTCGCCTCTCAGGGAACGGCGGTGCTGCTCATCTCCAGCGAGCTCCCCGAGCTCATCAACCTCTCCAGCCGCATTCTCGTGCTGCGCGAGGGCCGGTTGGTGGGGGAGGTACCCCGCGAGCGCGCCACGCAACCCACCCTGCTGCGCCTCATGGCCGGGCTCGAGGTGGGGGCGGCCGCTTGA
- a CDS encoding substrate-binding domain-containing protein: MKKRSIGNCAAALLFCGLVAACGGGDAGGEGGGDQSLDAALGGDGRLTIAMIAKSSTNPVFLSARTGAEEAAADLSQARGVPIEVVWLTPPQEDGQVQAQRITQAVNEGADAILISASDPGKVTTAIRDAVNRGVLVMTFDSDVPDSGRFAYYGVDDIETGRRVMQELAAQMGSEGGEIGILAGNQNAPNLQMRVRGVREEAANHPSIRIAGVFNHIETPQDAAAEVIRVMNAYPTISGWAMIGGWPLFTTALLDELDPERVKIVAVDGLPAELPYVDRGLAPVLLAQPVYQWGYVGVETIVKKLLDNEDVPERIPMELVRVTKDNLGDWARQLQEWGFTDVDQKYLALPSADSAAQ, encoded by the coding sequence ATGAAGAAGCGATCGATCGGAAATTGCGCTGCAGCGCTGCTGTTCTGTGGCCTCGTCGCCGCGTGCGGGGGCGGCGATGCGGGCGGTGAAGGAGGGGGCGACCAGTCCCTGGACGCGGCCCTCGGCGGTGACGGCAGGCTCACCATTGCGATGATCGCGAAGAGCTCCACCAACCCCGTGTTCCTGTCGGCGCGCACCGGGGCGGAAGAGGCGGCGGCCGACCTCTCCCAGGCGCGCGGCGTTCCGATCGAGGTCGTCTGGCTCACACCGCCGCAGGAGGACGGTCAGGTTCAGGCGCAGCGGATCACCCAGGCGGTGAACGAGGGAGCCGACGCGATCCTCATCTCTGCCTCCGATCCAGGCAAGGTGACCACGGCAATCCGCGACGCGGTCAACCGCGGAGTCCTGGTGATGACGTTCGACAGCGACGTCCCCGATTCCGGCCGCTTCGCCTACTACGGGGTCGACGACATCGAGACCGGGCGCCGGGTCATGCAGGAGCTGGCCGCGCAGATGGGGAGCGAGGGCGGGGAGATCGGCATCCTTGCTGGCAACCAGAACGCTCCGAACCTGCAGATGCGCGTCAGGGGGGTGCGGGAGGAGGCGGCCAACCACCCGTCGATCCGCATCGCCGGCGTCTTCAATCACATCGAGACCCCGCAGGACGCGGCGGCCGAAGTGATCCGCGTGATGAATGCCTATCCCACCATTAGCGGCTGGGCAATGATCGGCGGCTGGCCACTGTTTACCACCGCCTTGCTGGATGAGCTCGATCCTGAGCGGGTGAAGATCGTGGCGGTGGATGGCCTTCCGGCGGAGCTCCCGTACGTCGATCGGGGCCTCGCCCCCGTGTTGCTGGCGCAGCCCGTCTACCAGTGGGGCTACGTCGGGGTGGAGACGATCGTGAAGAAGCTGCTCGACAACGAGGATGTGCCGGAGCGCATCCCCATGGAGCTGGTGCGGGTGACGAAGGACAACCTCGGCGACTGGGCTCGTCAGCTTCAGGAGTGGGGCTTCACCGACGTCGATCAGAAGTACCTCGCTCTTCCGTCCGCGGACAGCGCCGCGCAGTGA